The Mycolicibacterium duvalii DNA window GTCGTCGAACAGATCGAGCCGACCGACCAGCCGGCACCACCGTTTGAACATCGGCTGGCCGGCCACCTGCAGCAGCACCCAATCGTCATCCTTGGTGCGGTACAGGTCGCAGGGCGCCACCGACGCGCCCTGGTTGCCCATCCGGGGCTTATCGGTGCCGAGCAGGTCGCGTTCGATCAGGAAGGCATTGGACAGCATCAGCGCCGTGGGCAGCAGCGCCCCCTCGACATGTTGGCCCTGGCCGGTGCGGTCACGGTGGTAGAGCGCCATCATCACGCCGATGGTCAACGTCAGCGCCGTCCCGAAATCCGCGTACGGCACCACCGTCCGGATCGGCTGCTCGGGTAGCCCCTGGCGGTAGACCGCACCCGACATCACCTGACCCGCGCCGTCGAAGCCGATGCGATCGCTGTACGGGCCGCCCTCGCCGTAGGCCGTCGCGCTGGCCAGGATGATGTCCGGTTTGATCGCGCGCAGCGTGTCGTAATCCAGTCCGCTGGCCCGCATTCCGGCCGCCGGCATGTTCGCGACGACGATGTCGGCGCGTTCGACGAGCTTGCGGCTGATCTGCCTACCCTCATCGGTGGTGGTGTCCAGGGTGAGCGACCGCTTGTTGCGATTGCACTGCAGGAAGGTGCCGCCCTCTCCGCTTTCGGTGACCGACTGCACCCAGCGGTCCTCTCCGCCGCCGCGTTTCTCGACCCGCACAACATCGGCACCCATGTCGGCCAACAGCGCCGAACACCAGGGCGCGGCGATGAACCGGCCGTAGTCGAGCACCCGGATTCCCTCCAGGACACCTCCGGCTCCGGTCGGCTCGGCCGTCATCCGATCACTCCCCGGCCCGAAAGGTGTTCGATCAGCGGGGCCGCGCCGGAACGCAGATGTTCGGACATCGCCGAACGGGCGGCGTCGGGGTCGTGGCGCGCCAACGCGTCGAGCACCTTGCGGTGGTGGGCATTGGACTGCTCGGGCCAGCCTTTGACCGTCGGGAACACCGTCTCGGGCGCGTACCGCGTGATCTGAGACATCAGCTGCGCCAGCTTGGGTGATTCCGCGGCGACGTTGATGCCCTTGTGGAACTCGTGATTGAGTCGCACCGCCCGTTCGCCGTCATCGGCCGCATAGGCCGCCTCCAGCTCGGTCTGGATCGCCGTCAGCTCCTCGAGCTGTGCCTCCGTGACGGTGCGTGCGGCCCGCGCGGCGAGTTCCCCGCCGATGTGGGCCTGGACATCGGAGACGTCGGTGATGTCGCGGACGGTCACCGGCCGCACCACGAATCCCCGCCGCGGCTGCTGGTCGAGCAGACCCTCTGCTTTGAGCTC harbors:
- a CDS encoding CaiB/BaiF CoA transferase family protein, which encodes MTAEPTGAGGVLEGIRVLDYGRFIAAPWCSALLADMGADVVRVEKRGGGEDRWVQSVTESGEGGTFLQCNRNKRSLTLDTTTDEGRQISRKLVERADIVVANMPAAGMRASGLDYDTLRAIKPDIILASATAYGEGGPYSDRIGFDGAGQVMSGAVYRQGLPEQPIRTVVPYADFGTALTLTIGVMMALYHRDRTGQGQHVEGALLPTALMLSNAFLIERDLLGTDKPRMGNQGASVAPCDLYRTKDDDWVLLQVAGQPMFKRWCRLVGRLDLFDDPRFADDDLRWKHGDELNAVMASWCAERTKADVLDALQAAKLPAAPMLSTREVLDDPHVQAMGYLQRVPFPGVGTGVPIVETPFRLSATPGVIRRRAPLLGEHTEEVLAEIGYGAADVDGLRRREIV
- a CDS encoding GntR family transcriptional regulator, with the protein product MGSSEFAVRPQLAEDVAGFVRRRIFDGTYAAGTYVRLEQLAADLGVSVTPVREALFELKAEGLLDQQPRRGFVVRPVTVRDITDVSDVQAHIGGELAARAARTVTEAQLEELTAIQTELEAAYAADDGERAVRLNHEFHKGINVAAESPKLAQLMSQITRYAPETVFPTVKGWPEQSNAHHRKVLDALARHDPDAARSAMSEHLRSGAAPLIEHLSGRGVIG